A window of the Planococcus citri chromosome 4, ihPlaCitr1.1, whole genome shotgun sequence genome harbors these coding sequences:
- the LOC135842880 gene encoding alpha-mannosidase 2-like isoform X1, whose translation MRVKKKLLFFSVLFFISTVLYYLLNSNFFKKNNKISDEQPAYAHYKARVFIALNHSHGRIRQHHEDTEHKCESIGSHSSADIQMFNVYKELKFDNLDGGAWKQGWNVQVDTKRWNTDNKLKVFVVPHSHNDPGWLKTFEHYYETQTRFIFNNMIEKLRENPHRKFIWAEVSYLSLWWNEVSEVKRNRFKELVDNGQIEIVTGGWVMTDEANSHYYSIIQQLTHGHQWLRDNLQIEPKRSWSIDPFGVSPTMPFLLGHFGLESLVVQRTHYAVKKYLAKHKQLEFRWRQFWDGSGKHDFFTHMMPFYGYDIPHTCGPDPAICCQFDFKRTPQFSITCPWKKPPQMINDKNVAFRAELLLDQYRKKAELYDTNVLLIPLGDDFRYDVMAEWDLQYQNYQKLFDYMNKNPSFHVEAKFGTLQDYFEAVENQKSADAFPSLQGDFFTYADRDDYYWSGYYTSRPYYKRMDRELMSSLRSAEILHSLAWKSAALRDSKWLLSDSTQFIKLLRQARASLSLFQHHDGITGTAKDDVVNDYADKLQKGMDGAELVMQQSLNFILNPNKDTTQRDPEKIYFELKESRKTPSSDRKHKMISLTVDDSLRRVVVFNSLSWHRIEILNLKIDSNRFYEIIDEHDNLIPYQVNPFCEINDHGSGCHLIHFKVDIRPLEIKTFFLRYNPELTNDVNMASLKIMNSFTISSDLERVREFIKDRPPVSEFSIQNEKLSVAFRPNGLIKAISLKNTDFTVPIHLHFIKYGCRHQSRVMCGAYLFIPDGDARTVDCADPMVKIIEGKLISSVITYCDYVVHAVNIFNAVGPEEYGVEIQNLVDIRTEKNFEIGMKISTNVKNDGIFYTDLNGYQIVKRQYLKKLPLQANYYPMPSSIYIEDEKSRVTVVSAQPLGASSIGEGEIEVMMDRRLNQDDELGLGQGVLDNKPILNVFRLVVEKKMPNCKKVPESHLAGYLSVISYLSMNAILYPLTLFVRSDIETKDNDLLTTYSISTLNTSVDVHIVSMTTLPETSGVGLVLHRAELDTCVHQEYEHYILGDGMVNLTSFVPVNENDVVCSSSLSFVNINDKSVLNNMYNLCPMDLAAFYVGNRER comes from the exons ATGCGAGTGAAGAagaaattgttgtttttcagtgtcttatttttcatttcaactgtgTTGTATTACCTtttaaatagtaattttttcaaaaaaaataacaag ATTTCCGATGAACAACCGGCATATGCTCATTATAAAGCTAGAGTGTTTATTGCTTTA AATCACTCTCACGGACGTATACGACAACATCATGAAGATACTGAACACAAGTGCGAATCTATTGGTTCGCATTCATCGGCAGATATTCAG atgTTCAACGTGTACAAAGAATTGAAATTCGATAACTTGGATGGCGGTGCCTGGAAGCAAGGCTGGAATGTTCAAGTGGACACCAAACGCTGGAACACCGATAATAAGTTGAAGGTATTCGTTGTGCCCCATTCACACAACGATCCCGGATGGCTCAAGACGTTCGAGCATTATTACGAAACCCAGACCAGGTTCATATTCAACAatatgatcgaaaaattgagggaaaaccctcatcgaaaatttatttggGCTGAGGTTTCGTACCTGTCTTTGTGGTGGAATGAAGTATCAGAAGTAAAACGAAATCGGTTTAAAGA aTTGGTCGACAATGGACAAATTGAAATCGTTACCGGCGGTTGGGTTATGACAGATGAAGCAAATTCGCATTATTATTCCATTATACAACAACTCACTCACGGTCATCAGTGGTTACGTGATAATTTACAAATCGAACCGAA gcGTAGCTGGTCAATTGATCCTTTTGGCGTATCACCTACGATGCCTTTCCTGTTAGGTCATTTCGGACTGGAATCACTAGTCGTCCAAAGAACTCACTACGCCGTTAAAAAATACCTAGCGAAACATAAACAGTTGGAATTCCGATGGCGACAGTTCTGGG atggaTCTGGAAAACACGATTTCTTTACCCACATGATGCCTTTCTATGGTTACGACATTCCGCACACCTGTGGCCCTGATCCAGCAATCTGTTGTCAATTTGACTTCAAGAGAACGCCCCAATTCAGCATCACGTGCCCGTGGAAAAAACCTCCGCAAATGATTAACGATAAAAACGTCGCGTTTAG AGCGGAGTTGCTGCTGGATCAATATCGGAAAAAAGCCGAGCTTTACGATACGAATGTGCTACTGATTCCATTGGGAGATGATTTCAGATATGACGTAATGGCAGAATGGGATTTGCagtatcaaaattaccaaaaacttttcGATTACATGAATAAAAATCCTTCGTTTCATGTTgag GCAAAGTTTGGAACATTGCAAGACTATTTCGAAGCTGTAGAGAATCAAAAATCCGCCGATGCATTTCCTAGTCTACAAGGCGATTTTTTTACGTACGCTGATCGTGATGATTATTACTGGAGCGGATATTATACTTCAAGACCGTATTATAAGAGAATGGATCGAGAATTGATGTCCTCTCTGAG gAGTGCTGAAATATTACATTCTTTAGCGTGGAAGAGCGCCGCATTACGTGATTCGAAATGGTTATTATCAGATTCGACACAATTTATAAAACTATTAAGACAGGCACGAGCCAGTTTAAGTTTATTTCAACACCACGACGGAATCACCGGAACAGCCAAAGATGATGTGGTTAATGACTACGCtgataa GTTACAAAAGGGTATGGATGGCGCCGAACTTGTAATGCAACAATCTctgaacttcattttaaatCCCAATAAG GATACTACTCAACGTGATCCGGAGAAAatttatttcgagttgaaagagTCGAGAAAAACGCCCTCGAGTGATCGTAAACATAAGATGATTAGTTTAACTGTTGATGATTCGTTGAGAAGAGTGGTTGTTTTCAATTCATTATCGTGGCACCGTATCGAAATATTGAATCTGAAAATCGATAGCAATCGATTCTACGAA ATAATTGACGAACACGATAACCTCATTCCGTATCAAGTAAATCCCTTTTGTGAAATTAACGATCACGGAAGTGGATGTCACTTGATACATTTTAAAGTCGACATCAGGCCTTTGGAAATAAAGACTTTTTTCCTCCGGTACAATCCGGAATTAACAAACGA TGTTAATATGGCTTCTTTGAAGATTATGAACTCGTTTACGATTTCGAGTGATTTAGAACGTGTCAGAGAGTTCATCAAGGACCGCCCTCCAGTTTCTGAATTCtctatacaaaatgaaaaattgtcagtgGCCTTCAGACCTAATGGGTTAATAAAAGCCATCTCATTAAAAAACACCGATTTCACCGTACCAATTCACTTACATTTCATAAA gtACGGTTGTCGTCACCAAAGTCGAGTCATGTGTGGTGCCTATCTATTTATCCCCGACGGTGATGCCAGAACTGTGGATTGCGCAGATCCAATGGTAAAGATAATTGAAGGAAAGCTGATCTCAAGTGTTATAACATATTGCGATTATGTTGTTCACGctgtgaatattttcaacgcTGTTG gaCCAGAAGAATATGGCGTGGAAATACAAAATCTAGTCGATATAAGAacggagaaaaattttgaaattgggatGAAGATATCAACGAACGTGAAAAATGACGGAATATTTTACACAGACTTGAATGGTTACCAG ATTGTCAAACGACagtatttgaagaaattaccccTTCAAGCTAACTACTATCCGATGCCTTCGAGTATTTatattgaagatgaaaaatcacGTGTTACTGTAGTATCAGCTCAACCCTTGGGAGCTTCTTCTATCGGGGAGGGTGAAATAGAG GTTATGATGGATCGACGACTCAATCAAGACGACGAATTAGGATTAGGACAAGGTGTTCTTGATAATAAACCAATATTAAACGTATTCCGACTcgttgttgagaaaaaaatgcccaaCTGCAAG AAAGTACCAGAGTCGCATTTAGCTGGTTATTTATCAGTGATTTCGTATTTATCCATGAATGCTATTTTATACCCGTTGACATTGTTTGTTCGAAGTGATATTGAAACCAAAGACAATGATTTACTGACAACTTATAGTATTAGTACTCTAAATACTAGTGTGGATGTACATATTGTCAGCATGACCACATTACCTGAAACCTCGGGCGTTGGACTCGTGCTTCATCGAGCAGAACTCGATACTTGCGTTCATCAAGAGTACGAACATTATATACTTGGTGATGGAATG GTAAACTTGACTTCTTTTGTCCCAGTGAATGAAAACGATGTCGTTTGCTCATCATCGTTGTCGTTTGTCAACATTAATGATAAGTCAGTTTTAAACAATATGTATAATTTATGTCCGATGGATTTAGCTGCATTTTATGTAGGCAATCGTGAACGTTGA
- the LOC135842880 gene encoding alpha-mannosidase 2-like isoform X2 translates to MRVKKKLLFFSVLFFISTNHSHGRIRQHHEDTEHKCESIGSHSSADIQMFNVYKELKFDNLDGGAWKQGWNVQVDTKRWNTDNKLKVFVVPHSHNDPGWLKTFEHYYETQTRFIFNNMIEKLRENPHRKFIWAEVSYLSLWWNEVSEVKRNRFKELVDNGQIEIVTGGWVMTDEANSHYYSIIQQLTHGHQWLRDNLQIEPKRSWSIDPFGVSPTMPFLLGHFGLESLVVQRTHYAVKKYLAKHKQLEFRWRQFWDGSGKHDFFTHMMPFYGYDIPHTCGPDPAICCQFDFKRTPQFSITCPWKKPPQMINDKNVAFRAELLLDQYRKKAELYDTNVLLIPLGDDFRYDVMAEWDLQYQNYQKLFDYMNKNPSFHVEAKFGTLQDYFEAVENQKSADAFPSLQGDFFTYADRDDYYWSGYYTSRPYYKRMDRELMSSLRSAEILHSLAWKSAALRDSKWLLSDSTQFIKLLRQARASLSLFQHHDGITGTAKDDVVNDYADKLQKGMDGAELVMQQSLNFILNPNKDTTQRDPEKIYFELKESRKTPSSDRKHKMISLTVDDSLRRVVVFNSLSWHRIEILNLKIDSNRFYEIIDEHDNLIPYQVNPFCEINDHGSGCHLIHFKVDIRPLEIKTFFLRYNPELTNDVNMASLKIMNSFTISSDLERVREFIKDRPPVSEFSIQNEKLSVAFRPNGLIKAISLKNTDFTVPIHLHFIKYGCRHQSRVMCGAYLFIPDGDARTVDCADPMVKIIEGKLISSVITYCDYVVHAVNIFNAVGPEEYGVEIQNLVDIRTEKNFEIGMKISTNVKNDGIFYTDLNGYQIVKRQYLKKLPLQANYYPMPSSIYIEDEKSRVTVVSAQPLGASSIGEGEIEVMMDRRLNQDDELGLGQGVLDNKPILNVFRLVVEKKMPNCKKVPESHLAGYLSVISYLSMNAILYPLTLFVRSDIETKDNDLLTTYSISTLNTSVDVHIVSMTTLPETSGVGLVLHRAELDTCVHQEYEHYILGDGMVNLTSFVPVNENDVVCSSSLSFVNINDKSVLNNMYNLCPMDLAAFYVGNRER, encoded by the exons ATGCGAGTGAAGAagaaattgttgtttttcagtgtcttatttttcatttcaact AATCACTCTCACGGACGTATACGACAACATCATGAAGATACTGAACACAAGTGCGAATCTATTGGTTCGCATTCATCGGCAGATATTCAG atgTTCAACGTGTACAAAGAATTGAAATTCGATAACTTGGATGGCGGTGCCTGGAAGCAAGGCTGGAATGTTCAAGTGGACACCAAACGCTGGAACACCGATAATAAGTTGAAGGTATTCGTTGTGCCCCATTCACACAACGATCCCGGATGGCTCAAGACGTTCGAGCATTATTACGAAACCCAGACCAGGTTCATATTCAACAatatgatcgaaaaattgagggaaaaccctcatcgaaaatttatttggGCTGAGGTTTCGTACCTGTCTTTGTGGTGGAATGAAGTATCAGAAGTAAAACGAAATCGGTTTAAAGA aTTGGTCGACAATGGACAAATTGAAATCGTTACCGGCGGTTGGGTTATGACAGATGAAGCAAATTCGCATTATTATTCCATTATACAACAACTCACTCACGGTCATCAGTGGTTACGTGATAATTTACAAATCGAACCGAA gcGTAGCTGGTCAATTGATCCTTTTGGCGTATCACCTACGATGCCTTTCCTGTTAGGTCATTTCGGACTGGAATCACTAGTCGTCCAAAGAACTCACTACGCCGTTAAAAAATACCTAGCGAAACATAAACAGTTGGAATTCCGATGGCGACAGTTCTGGG atggaTCTGGAAAACACGATTTCTTTACCCACATGATGCCTTTCTATGGTTACGACATTCCGCACACCTGTGGCCCTGATCCAGCAATCTGTTGTCAATTTGACTTCAAGAGAACGCCCCAATTCAGCATCACGTGCCCGTGGAAAAAACCTCCGCAAATGATTAACGATAAAAACGTCGCGTTTAG AGCGGAGTTGCTGCTGGATCAATATCGGAAAAAAGCCGAGCTTTACGATACGAATGTGCTACTGATTCCATTGGGAGATGATTTCAGATATGACGTAATGGCAGAATGGGATTTGCagtatcaaaattaccaaaaacttttcGATTACATGAATAAAAATCCTTCGTTTCATGTTgag GCAAAGTTTGGAACATTGCAAGACTATTTCGAAGCTGTAGAGAATCAAAAATCCGCCGATGCATTTCCTAGTCTACAAGGCGATTTTTTTACGTACGCTGATCGTGATGATTATTACTGGAGCGGATATTATACTTCAAGACCGTATTATAAGAGAATGGATCGAGAATTGATGTCCTCTCTGAG gAGTGCTGAAATATTACATTCTTTAGCGTGGAAGAGCGCCGCATTACGTGATTCGAAATGGTTATTATCAGATTCGACACAATTTATAAAACTATTAAGACAGGCACGAGCCAGTTTAAGTTTATTTCAACACCACGACGGAATCACCGGAACAGCCAAAGATGATGTGGTTAATGACTACGCtgataa GTTACAAAAGGGTATGGATGGCGCCGAACTTGTAATGCAACAATCTctgaacttcattttaaatCCCAATAAG GATACTACTCAACGTGATCCGGAGAAAatttatttcgagttgaaagagTCGAGAAAAACGCCCTCGAGTGATCGTAAACATAAGATGATTAGTTTAACTGTTGATGATTCGTTGAGAAGAGTGGTTGTTTTCAATTCATTATCGTGGCACCGTATCGAAATATTGAATCTGAAAATCGATAGCAATCGATTCTACGAA ATAATTGACGAACACGATAACCTCATTCCGTATCAAGTAAATCCCTTTTGTGAAATTAACGATCACGGAAGTGGATGTCACTTGATACATTTTAAAGTCGACATCAGGCCTTTGGAAATAAAGACTTTTTTCCTCCGGTACAATCCGGAATTAACAAACGA TGTTAATATGGCTTCTTTGAAGATTATGAACTCGTTTACGATTTCGAGTGATTTAGAACGTGTCAGAGAGTTCATCAAGGACCGCCCTCCAGTTTCTGAATTCtctatacaaaatgaaaaattgtcagtgGCCTTCAGACCTAATGGGTTAATAAAAGCCATCTCATTAAAAAACACCGATTTCACCGTACCAATTCACTTACATTTCATAAA gtACGGTTGTCGTCACCAAAGTCGAGTCATGTGTGGTGCCTATCTATTTATCCCCGACGGTGATGCCAGAACTGTGGATTGCGCAGATCCAATGGTAAAGATAATTGAAGGAAAGCTGATCTCAAGTGTTATAACATATTGCGATTATGTTGTTCACGctgtgaatattttcaacgcTGTTG gaCCAGAAGAATATGGCGTGGAAATACAAAATCTAGTCGATATAAGAacggagaaaaattttgaaattgggatGAAGATATCAACGAACGTGAAAAATGACGGAATATTTTACACAGACTTGAATGGTTACCAG ATTGTCAAACGACagtatttgaagaaattaccccTTCAAGCTAACTACTATCCGATGCCTTCGAGTATTTatattgaagatgaaaaatcacGTGTTACTGTAGTATCAGCTCAACCCTTGGGAGCTTCTTCTATCGGGGAGGGTGAAATAGAG GTTATGATGGATCGACGACTCAATCAAGACGACGAATTAGGATTAGGACAAGGTGTTCTTGATAATAAACCAATATTAAACGTATTCCGACTcgttgttgagaaaaaaatgcccaaCTGCAAG AAAGTACCAGAGTCGCATTTAGCTGGTTATTTATCAGTGATTTCGTATTTATCCATGAATGCTATTTTATACCCGTTGACATTGTTTGTTCGAAGTGATATTGAAACCAAAGACAATGATTTACTGACAACTTATAGTATTAGTACTCTAAATACTAGTGTGGATGTACATATTGTCAGCATGACCACATTACCTGAAACCTCGGGCGTTGGACTCGTGCTTCATCGAGCAGAACTCGATACTTGCGTTCATCAAGAGTACGAACATTATATACTTGGTGATGGAATG GTAAACTTGACTTCTTTTGTCCCAGTGAATGAAAACGATGTCGTTTGCTCATCATCGTTGTCGTTTGTCAACATTAATGATAAGTCAGTTTTAAACAATATGTATAATTTATGTCCGATGGATTTAGCTGCATTTTATGTAGGCAATCGTGAACGTTGA